One window of the Falco biarmicus isolate bFalBia1 chromosome 2, bFalBia1.pri, whole genome shotgun sequence genome contains the following:
- the LOC130144550 gene encoding collagen alpha-2(I) chain-like translates to MPVLVPVPVPVRVRTGPPCGAADVRRTGRGRRGSRSGPVPGAAGTYTVRPAPAALTSRRTRPRRDAPQPRRYPGALRYRGRFATAGLSGTRSSPVPCRAAAAPVFRRAGLPGAAAAPVPRSPRGALGGRRRVGAGSARRLLLKPDPAPPSAPRSPRRPHPRPATGARGRARPRSSPGQRGGVAGARGTEGPGSSGGEKVVGAEREEGLEPRGHRKTGKKFRRREQG, encoded by the exons ATGCCGGTTctggtcccggtcccggtcccggttCGTGTGCGGACCGGCCCGCCGTGCGGCGCTGCCGACGTGCGGCGGAccgggcgcgggcggcggggcagccGGAGCGGGCCGGTGCCCGGCGCTGCTGGCACTTACACCGTGCGTCCCGCGCCGGCGGCGCTCACATCCCGCAGGACCCGGCCCCGCCGAGACGCCCCGCAGCCGCGCCGGTACCCCGGTGCGCTCCGATACCGCGGTCGCTTCGCCACCGCTGGCCTCTCCGGTACCCGCAGCTCTCCGGTGCCCTGCCGTGCCGCGGCCGCCCCGGTGTTCCGGCGTGCCGGCCTTCCCGGTGCGGCGGCCGCCCCGGTGCCGCGGTCGCCCCGCGGAGCGCTCGGCGGCAGGCGGCGGGTCGGCGCTGGCTCGGCGCGGCGGCTCCTGCTGAAACCCGACCCAGCGCCGCCCTcagccccccgctccccccgccgcccccatCCCCGCCCCGCCACCGGAGCGCGCGGCAGAGCGcggccccgcagcagccccgggcagcggggcggcgTGGCGGGGGCACGGGGTACGGAGGGGCCAGGGAGCAGCGGCGGGGAGAAGGTGGTCGGTGCGGAGCGGGAGGAAGGGCTGGAGCCCCGGG GTCACAGGAAGACAGGAAAGAAGTTCAGAAGAAGGGAGCAAGGATGA